One segment of Ricinus communis isolate WT05 ecotype wild-type chromosome 8, ASM1957865v1, whole genome shotgun sequence DNA contains the following:
- the LOC112533798 gene encoding LOW QUALITY PROTEIN: receptor-like protein EIX2 (The sequence of the model RefSeq protein was modified relative to this genomic sequence to represent the inferred CDS: inserted 3 bases in 2 codons; substituted 1 base at 1 genomic stop codon): MTSLRELDLSGNDLNSSIPSWLYGFSSLEFLNLAHNNLQGKISSAFGNMTSLIGLKLSYNELNGGIPASFCNLRSLDLEKIKLGQEINDIFKILLPCVSNRLEELLLSDCQLSGHLPNHLGQFKNLTYLSLSGNSISGPIPLSIGDLKFMKLLDLSQNNLNKTLPLSFGELAELETVDHSYNSLXGDVSESHFARLTKLWKFDASGNQLRLRVDPNWSPPPYLYYLDLGSWNLGPEFPYXIHSLKFLYHLNLSNSGIASTIPFWFWNFSSNLSYLNISHNQIHGVIPQEQVREYSGELIDLSSNRFQGPLPYIYSNARALYLSNNSFSGPISKFLCHKMNELRFLEVLDLGDNHLSGELPDCWMSWDGLVVINLSNNNLSGTIPRSIGGLSRLESLHLRNNSLTGEIPPSLRNCTGLSTLDLGQNQLVGNIPXVILSLRSNKFQGDVPKKLCLMSSLYILDLADNNLSGTIPKCLNNFSAMVSRDDSIGMLLEGDASSWPFYESMFLVMKGKMDGYSSILKFVRSIDLSKNKLSGEIPEETISLKGLQSLNLSHNLLTGRIPTDIGDMESLESLDFSQNQLFGEIPRSMAKLTFLSFLNLSFNNLTGRIPTGTQLQSFSSFSFKGNKELCGPPVTMNCSGDSELPGTIDGRGDDQNGQEVNWFYVSVALGFVVGFWGAFGPLVLNRRWRQVYFRFLDSLWDKSWWRLM, from the exons ATGACTTCACTTAGAGAACTCGATCTATCTGGTAATGATTTAAATTCTTCTATACCCAGTTGGTTATATGGTTTTAGCAGTCTTGAGTTCCTCAACCTTGCTCACAATAATTTGCAAGGTAAAATCTCAAGTGCCTTTGGGAACATGACTTCTCTCATTGGCCTTAAATTGTCCTATAATGAACTAAATGGAGGTATTCCAGCATCGTTCTGCAATTTAAGGTCACTTGACTTGGAAAAGATTAAACTAGGGCAAGagataaatgatatttttaagattttacttCCATGTGTATCAAATAGGCTAGAGGAGCTACTTTTATCTGATTGCCAATTATCTGGTCATTTGCCCAATCATCTTggtcaatttaaaaatttaacctATCTTTCTCTATCAGGTAATTCCATTTCTGGTCCAATTCCTCTCTCTATAGGAGATCTGAAATTCATGAAACTCCTGGACCTTTCTCAGAACAACTTGAATAAAACTCTCCCTCTAAGTTTTGGAGAACTTGCAGAGTTAGAAACAGTAGATCATTCTTATAACTCAT AGGGTGATGTTTCCGAAAGTCACTTTGCAAGACTCACAAAATTGTGGAAATTTGATGCTTCTGGGAATCAACTGAGGTTGAGAGTTGATCCTAATTGGAGTCCACCACCTTATCTGTACTATTTGGATTTGGGGTCGTGGAATCTCGGTCCTGAATTTCCCTACTGAATCCATTCATTAAAGTTTTTATATCATTTGAATTTGTCAAACTCAGGAATTGCAAGTACTATTCCTTTTTGGTTCTGGAACTTTTCTTCTAATTTGAGTTACTTAAATATCTCTCACAATCAAATTCATGGAGTAATTCCACAAGAACAAGTCCGGGAATACTCTGGCGAATTGATTGACTTGAGTTCAAATCGTTTCCAGGGTCCATTGCCATACATCTACTCCAACGCGAGAGCATTGTATCTTTCCAATAATTCATTTTCAGGACCTATATCCAAGTTCTTATGTCACAAGATGAACGAGCTAAGATTCTTAGAAGTTCTTGATCTTGGGGACAATCATTTATCAGGAGAGTTGCCAGATTGTTGGATGAGTTGGGATGGACTGGTGGTCATAAATTTAAGCAATAACAATTTGAGTGGAACTATTCCCAGGTCTATTGGAGGTTTAAGCCGTCTTGAATCGTTGCATCTTCGCAATAATAGTCTCACTGGCGAAATTCCACCGTCTCTCAGAAATTGCACAGGATTGTCCACTCTTGACCTTGGTCAAAATCAACTGGTAGGAAATATTCC AGTTATTCTCAGTCTTCGCTCAAACAAGTTTCAGGGCGACGTACCTAAGAAGCTTTGTCTGATGAGTTCTTTATACATTCTGGATCTTGCTGATAACAATCTCTCTGGTACTATACCAAAATGTCTCAACAACTTCAGTGCAATGGTTAGCAGGGATGATTCCATAGGTATGCTTCTAGAGGGAGATGCTTCTTCATGGCCATTTTATGAAAGCATGTTCCTTGTCATGAAAGGGAAGATGGATGGATATAGCAGCATTCTCAAATTCGTAAGGAGTATAGAtctctcaaaaaataaattgtctGGAGAGATTCCAGAGGAAACAATAAGCTTAAAAGGGTTGCAATCTTTGAACTTGTCGCATAATTTATTGACTGGCAGAATTCCTACAGATATAGGTGATATGGAATCACTGGAATCTTTGGATTTCTCTCAAAATCAACTTTTTGGTGAAATCCCTCGGAGCATGGCCAAGTTGACATTTCTTAGTTTTTTGAACTTATCCTTCAACAACTTGACCGGAAGAATCCCTACCGGCACTCAACTACAAAGCTTTAGTTCATTCAGCTTCAAGGGCAAcaaagaactttgtggaccaCCAGTCACAATGAATTGCAGTGGAGACAGTGAACTACCAGGCACTATAGATGGAAGAGGAGATGATCAAAATGGTCAAGAAGTGAATTGGTTCTATGTGAGCGTGGCACTTGGATTTGTGGTTGGCTTCTGGGGTGCATTCGGTCCTTTAGTTTTGAACAGACGATGGAGGCAAGTATACTTTCGATTCCTGGACAGTTTGTGGGACAAAAGTTGGTGGCGTTTAATGTGA